The Daucus carota subsp. sativus chromosome 2, DH1 v3.0, whole genome shotgun sequence genome includes a window with the following:
- the LOC108205735 gene encoding uncharacterized protein LOC108205735 codes for MLRPSISLVASHDMNMNPNFPNDREMLSERGFASHDMSMSPNFANEGSSDSVSDFHAEQVNRDTNDAPPLDDVCPICFDVFTVPCKTNCGHWFCGSCIMQFWHYKATVKRCKCPICSRLISVLTPEACLLGRQEKEVVDVLKNVHRYNCLFQGGFGGLLQNVLAIPFLIKRIFQGLMDPDRFRINYYTARLFGLMLGVLYNISPFNFIPTGGYAAHRVFELCAILLVVVLCFIGLCCRAISRRRWRRLVAAHNWNDL; via the exons ATGTTGAGGCCAAGTATATCCCTAGTTGCAAGTCATGATATGAATATGAACCCTAATTTTCCAAATGACAGAGAGATGTTGAGTGAAAGAGGTTTTGCAAGTCATGATATGAGCATGAGCCCTAATTTTGCAAATGAAGGAAGCTCGGACTCTGTTTCTGATTTTCATGCTGAACAAGTAAACAGAGATACGAATGATGCTCCCCCTCTTGATGATGTTTGCCCAATCTGCTTTGATGTTTTTACTGTTCCTTGCAAGACTAATTGTGGCCATTGGTTTTGtg GTAGTTGCATCATGCAGTTCTGGCATTACAAGGCCACGGTTAAGAGATGCAAGTGTCCCATTTGTTCTCGCCTGATCAGTGTTTTGACACCAGAGGCGTGCTTATTGGGTCGACAAGAGAAGGAAGTGGTTGATGTCTTGAAAAATGTACACAGGTACAATTGCCTTTTTCAAGGTGGCTTTGGTGGACTTCTGCAG AATGTACTTGCAATTCCATTTCTCATCAAGAGGATCTTCCAGGGACTGATGGATCCTGATAGGTTCAGAATTAACTACTATACTGCACGCTTGTTTGGT TTGATGTTGGGTGTGTTGTACAATATCAGCCCCTTTAACTTCATTCCAACAG GAGGCTACGCTGCTCATAGGGTTTTTGAGCTTTGTGCAATACTTCTGGTGGTGGTCCTGTGTTTCATAGGCCTTTGCTGTAGAGCAATATCTCGAAGACGCTGGCGGCGTTTAGTAGCTGCTCATAATTGGAATGATTTGTAG